The following coding sequences are from one Bos indicus x Bos taurus breed Angus x Brahman F1 hybrid chromosome 5, Bos_hybrid_MaternalHap_v2.0, whole genome shotgun sequence window:
- the LOC113893354 gene encoding LOW QUALITY PROTEIN: ATP-dependent RNA helicase DDX3X-like (The sequence of the model RefSeq protein was modified relative to this genomic sequence to represent the inferred CDS: deleted 1 base in 1 codon), translating to MSHVAMENAVGLDQQFAGLDLNSSDNQSGGSTASKGRYIPPHLRNREATKGFYDKDSSGWSSSKDKDAYSSFGSRSDSRGKSSFFSDRGSGSRGRFDDRGRGDYDGIGGRGDRGGFGKYERGNSRWCDKSDEDDWSKPLPPSERLEQELFSGGNTGINFEKYDDIPVEATATGNNCPPHIESFSDVEMGEIIMGNIELTRYTRPTPVQKHAIPIIKEKRDLMACAQTGSGKTAAFLLPILSQIYSDGPGEALRAMKENGRYGRRKQYPISLVLAPTRELAVQIYEEARKFSYRSRVRPCVVYGGADIGQQIRDLERGCHLLVATPGRLVDMMERGKIGLDFCKYLVLDEADRMLDMGFEPQIRRIVEQDTMPPKGVRHTMMFSATFPKEIQMFAHDFLDEYIFLAVGRVGSTSENITQKVVWVEESDKRSFLLDLLNATGKDSLTLVFVETKKGADSLEDFLYHEGYACTSIHGDRSQRDREEALHQFRSGKSPILVATAVAARGLDISNVKHVINFDLPSDTEEYVHRIGRTGRVGNLGLATSFFNERNINITKDLLDLLVEAKQEVPSWLENMAYEHHYKGSSRGRSKSRFSGGFGARDYRQSSGGSSSSFSSSRASSSRSGGGGHGSSRGFGGGGYGSFYNSDGYGGNYNSQGVDWWGN from the exons ATGAGTCATGTGGCGATGGAAAATGCAGTCGGGCTGGACCAGCAGTTTGCTGGCCTAGACCTGAACTCTTCAGATAATCAGAGTGGAGGAAGTACAGCCAGCAAAGGGCGCTATATCCCTCCTCACTTAAGGAACAGAGAAGCTACTAAAGGATTCTATGATAAAGACAGTTCAGGGTGGAGTTCTAGTAAAGATAAGGATGCATACAGCAGTTTTGGTTCCCGTAGTGATTCAAGAGGAAAGTCTAGTTTCTTCAGTGATCGTGGAAGTGGATCAAGGGGAAGGTTTGATGATCGTGGACGAGGTGACTATGATGGCATTGGCGGCCGTGGTGACAGAGGTGGTTTTGGCAAATACGAACGTGGAAATAGCCGCTGGTGTGACAAATCAGATGAAGATGATTGGTCAAAACCACTCCCACCGAGTGAACGCTTGGAACAAGAACTCTTTTCTGGAGGCAACACTGGGATTAACTTTGAAAAATATGATGACATTCCAGTTGAGGCAACA GCAACAGGCAACAACTGTCCTCCACACATTGAAAGTTTCAGTGATGTTGAGATGGGAGAAATTATTATGGGAAACATTGAGCTTACTCGTTACACTCGCCCAACTCCAGTGCAAAAGCATGCTATTCCTATTatcaaagagaagagagactTGATGGCCTGTGCCCAAACAGGGTCTGGAAAAACTGCAGCATTTCTCTTGCCCATCTTGAGTCAGATTTATTCTGATGGTCCCGGTGAGGCTCTGAGGGCCATGAAGGAAAATGGAAGATATGGGCGCCGCAAACAATACCCAATCTCTTTGGTGTTAGCACCAACTAGAGAATTGGCCGTACAGATCTATGAGGAAGCCAGGAAATTTTCATACCGATCTAGAGTTCGTCCTTGTGTGGTTTATGGTGGTGCTGATATTGGTCAGCAAATTCGAGACTTAGAACGTGGATGCCATTTATTAGTTGCGACTCCAGGACGTCTAGTGGATATGATGGAAAGAGGAAAAATTGGATTAGACTTCTGCAAGTACTTGGTGTTAGATGAAGCTGATCGGATGTTGGATATGGGGTTTGAACCTCAGATACGTAGAATCGTTGAACAAGATACTATGCCACCAAAGGGAGTTCGCCACACTATGATGTTTAGTGCTACTTTCCCTAAGGAAATACAGATGTTTGCTCATGACTTCTTGGATGAATATATCTTTTTGGCCGTAGGAAGAGTTGGCTCTACCTCTGAGAACATAACACAGAAAGTAGTTtgggttgaagagtcagacaaacGGTCATTTCTGCTTGATCTTCTAAATGCAACAGGCAAAGATTCACTGACCTTAGTGTTTGTGGAGACCAAAAAGGGTGCAGATTCTCTGGAGGATTTCTTATACCATGAAGGATATGCTTGTACCAGTATCCATGGAGACCGATCTCAGAGAGATAGAGAAGAGGCCCTTCACCAGTTCCGCTCAGGAAAAAGCCCAATTCTCGTggctacagcagtagcagcaagaggACTGGACATATCAAATGTGAAACATGTTATCAATTTTGACTTGCCAAGTGATACTGAAGAATATGTACATCGCATTGGCCGTACAGGACGTGTAGGAAACCTTGGCCTTGCCACCTCATTCTTTAATGAGAGGAACATAAATATTACCAAGGATTTGTTGGATCTTCTTGTTGAAGCTAAACAGGAAGTGCCATCTTGGTTAGAAAACATGGCTTATGAACACCACTACAAGGGTAGCAGTCGTGGACGATCCAAAAGTAGATTCAGTGGAGGATTTGGTGCCAGAGACTATCGACAGAGTAGTGGTGGCAGCagttccagcttcagcagcagCCGAGCCAGCAGCAGCCGCAGTGGTGGAGGTGGCCATGGAAGCAGCAGAGGGTTTGGTGGAGGTGGCTATGGAAGCTTTTACAACAGTGATGGATATGGAGGAAATTATAACTCCCAGGGGGTTGACTGGTGGGGTAACTGA